A genome region from Cucurbita pepo subsp. pepo cultivar mu-cu-16 chromosome LG02, ASM280686v2, whole genome shotgun sequence includes the following:
- the LOC111787788 gene encoding uncharacterized protein LOC111787788 codes for MGEESSFSVVAPPVFDGDNYQMWAVHMKTYLEALDLWEAIEEDYEIFMQIMSLETAKEIWDYLKVEYEGDERIREMKVLNLIRDFELQKMKKSESVNEYSDRLLSIANKVRLLGSVLNDSKIVEKLLVTVPEKFEATITTLENTKDLSMISLKELLNVLQAQEQRRSMRQEEVIEGALPVKHQDNSKYNKKNFKNQSTNGDSSVNYQKTKGGGFIKFYPPCHHCEKKGLPLYKCMRRPDAKCSKCNQLGHKAVIYKVKGRVKEVDA; via the exons ATGGGAGAAGAATCCAGTTTTTCAGTTGTTGCACCACCCGTcttcgatggagacaattatcaaatgtgggcagttcATATGAAGACTTATCTGGAGGCTTTGGATCTTTGGgaagcaatagaagaggattacgag ATCTTCATGCAAATAATGTCCCTCGAAACAGCAAAGGAAATTTGGGATTACCTCAAGGttgaatatgaaggagatgagaggattcgtgAAATGAAAGTCctgaatttgattagggatttcgagttgcagaagatgaagaagtctGAGTCGGTAAATGAGTACTCTGACAGACTTCTCAGCATtgccaacaaggtgagattgcttggttctgtGTTAAATGATTCCAAGATTGTTGAAAAGTTGCTGGTCACCGttccagagaagtttgaagccaccattactactctgGAGAATACCAAAGACCTGTCAATGATTTCTCTTAAAGAGCTCTTGAATGTtttacaagcacaagagcaAAGGAGGTCTATGAGGCAAGAAGAGGTGATTGAAGGTGCCTTACCTGTTAAGCATCAAGACAACAGCAAGTATAACaagaaaaatttcaaaaaccaatCGACGAATGGAGATTCATCTGTCAATTATCAGAAGACGAAAGGAGGAggtttcataaaattttatccaCCTTGCCAccattgtgagaagaaaggtcTTCCACTGTACAAGTGTATGAGAAGACCCGACGCCAAAtgctccaaatgcaatcaacttggacatAAAGCTGTGATCTACAAAGTCAAAGGTCGggtgaaagaagtagatgcaTAG